The following nucleotide sequence is from Acidovorax radicis.
GATGCGGCGGCTGAAGGCAGGTTGCGACAAGTGAATGGACTCGGCCGCGGCGCGAAAGCTGTGCAACTCAGCCACTGCAGCAAAGGCCTGGATGTCAGCAAGATCGAATTTGTTGTTCACGGGCATGGGCTTTCAAGGCATGTTTCTGTTGCACAGAACGCATCAAACGATCAAAACATTGCAATTCACGAACGTGATTTCACCATGTATTTGGGCTCACTATCCATTGCGCTGTATGCATCAATCATTGTTAACAATGCAATTCACAGAACATATGAAGCGTCGCACCATGCCGACCCATGAGCTACAACCTTCCTTGCGTTCTGATGCGTGGCGGCACTTCCCGGGGGCCGTTCTTCCTGGCCGACTGGCTGCCGCAAGACCCTGCGGCGCGTGACCGCACCCTGATCGCGGCCCTGGGCTCGCCGCATGAGCTGCAGATCGACGGCCTGGGCGGCGGCAACTCGCTGACCAGCAAGGTGGCGATCGTCTCGCGCTCGGTGCACGCCGACTGCGATGTGGACTACCTCTTCGCCCAGGTCAGCGTGGACGAGGCCCGCGTGGACACGCGCCCCAACTGCGGCAACATGCTGGCGGGCGTGGGGCCCTTTGCCATCGAACAAGGGCTGGTGCCTGCATCCGGCCACGGCAACACCACCACGGTGCGGGTCTACAACGTCAACACCCGTTCACGCATTGATGTGCAGGTGTGCACCGCCGGGGGCCGCGTTCACTACGACGGCGACGTGCACATCGACGGCGTGCAGGGCACCGCAGCACCCGTGCTGATGAACTTCCTGGATGCCTGGGGCGCCGTCACGGGCCAGATCTTCCCCACCGGTCAGCGCATCGACACCATCCACGGCTTGCAGGTCACCTGCATCGATGCCGCACAGGTCATGGTGCTGGTGCGCGCCGCAGACCTTGGTCTGCGCGGCGACGAAAGCCCCGCAGAACTGGATGCCAATGCCAGCCTGCTGGCCAGGCTGGAAGCCCTTCGGCGCGAAGCAGGGCTGCACATGGGCATGGGCGACGTATCGAACAGCGTGCTGCCCAAGCCCGTGATCGTGTCTGCAAGCGATCAGCCAGGAAGTGTCGTATCGCGCTACTTCACGCCCCACCGCTGCCACCGCTCACACGCCGTGACCGGTGCCATTGGCGTGGCGGCCGCCCATGTGCTGCCAGGCACGGTGATCACCGACACCCTCCAAGCCGCCACGGCAGGCACACGCCGCGTGGAGGTGCTGCACCCTGCAGGCCGCATCCAGGTGGACGTGGAGCTCAGCGACGTGGATGGGCACTTCAAGCTCGTACAGGCCGCGCTGGTCCGCACGGCGCGAAAGATCCTGGAAGGCACGCTGTTCGTTTCAGCCAACGCGCTCACCCACTGACCTTCCCATTCCCTCTTTTTCAATAACAGGAGACAAAAAAATGACCCATCCATCCGTGCGCCCCTTGCCCACACGCCGCACCCTGCTCGCGGCAGCCGCCCTCGCCACCGCTGCGCAGCTTTTCCCCACCCTTGCCCACGCGGCCTATCCGGAGAAGCCCATTACGCTGGTGGTGCCCACCGCCGCAGGCGGTGGGAACGACGGCATGGCCCGCGTGGTGGCGCTCAAGCTGTCTACCTTGCTGGGGCAGCAAGTCATTGTGGAAAACAAGGCCGGGGCCAACGGATCCATCGCGGCGGAGTACGTCGCCCGCGCGACGCCCGATGGCCACACGATTCTTTTCGGGTACATCGGCACGCACGGCATGAGCCCGGCGCTGCAAAAGCTGCGCTACGACCCCATCACGCAGTTCGAGCCCATCGGCATGGTGAGCTACTCGCCCACACTCATGGTGGTGAACCCCAAGGTACCGGCCCAGTCGGTGAGCGAGCTAGTGGCGCTGACCAAGGCCAGGCCACAGGACTTCAACTACGCCTCTGCGGGCAACGGCACGGCGCCCCACTTTTCGGCGGAGATCTTCAAGCTGGAGAGCGGTGCCCAGCTGGCCCACGTGCCCTACCGGGGCGCCGCACCGGCCATGCAAGACACGATGGCCGGACAAACCCAGGTCATGTTCCCCAGCCTGTTCTCGGCCTACCCGCACGTCAAGAGCGGCAAGCTGCGCGCGTTGGCACTGGCAGGCCCCAAGCGGTCGTCGCTGTTGCCCGATGTGCCCACCCTGGAAGAGGCGGGAGTGAAAGGGGTCGAGATCACCCAGTGGTATGCCTTGTTTGCCCCCGGCAAAACCCCTCGGGCAGTGATCGATCAGCTCAACAAGGCCCTGAACACCGCGCTGGTAGACAAGGACGTCGTACGGCGCATTGAAGAACAGGGCGCTGTGGTGGACACCAGCACGCCAGAACAGTTGGGCCTGACCGTGCGCCAGGAGCTCGCCAAGTGGAAAGGCGTAGTGCAAAAGGCCCAGCTCACACCCGATTGAGGGACGGGGAAAGCACCCTTACCCGTTTTCCGTTTTCCGTTTTCCGTTTTCAAA
It contains:
- a CDS encoding 4-oxalomesaconate tautomerase, which encodes MSYNLPCVLMRGGTSRGPFFLADWLPQDPAARDRTLIAALGSPHELQIDGLGGGNSLTSKVAIVSRSVHADCDVDYLFAQVSVDEARVDTRPNCGNMLAGVGPFAIEQGLVPASGHGNTTTVRVYNVNTRSRIDVQVCTAGGRVHYDGDVHIDGVQGTAAPVLMNFLDAWGAVTGQIFPTGQRIDTIHGLQVTCIDAAQVMVLVRAADLGLRGDESPAELDANASLLARLEALRREAGLHMGMGDVSNSVLPKPVIVSASDQPGSVVSRYFTPHRCHRSHAVTGAIGVAAAHVLPGTVITDTLQAATAGTRRVEVLHPAGRIQVDVELSDVDGHFKLVQAALVRTARKILEGTLFVSANALTH
- a CDS encoding Bug family tripartite tricarboxylate transporter substrate binding protein, with amino-acid sequence MTHPSVRPLPTRRTLLAAAALATAAQLFPTLAHAAYPEKPITLVVPTAAGGGNDGMARVVALKLSTLLGQQVIVENKAGANGSIAAEYVARATPDGHTILFGYIGTHGMSPALQKLRYDPITQFEPIGMVSYSPTLMVVNPKVPAQSVSELVALTKARPQDFNYASAGNGTAPHFSAEIFKLESGAQLAHVPYRGAAPAMQDTMAGQTQVMFPSLFSAYPHVKSGKLRALALAGPKRSSLLPDVPTLEEAGVKGVEITQWYALFAPGKTPRAVIDQLNKALNTALVDKDVVRRIEEQGAVVDTSTPEQLGLTVRQELAKWKGVVQKAQLTPD